A stretch of DNA from Triticum dicoccoides isolate Atlit2015 ecotype Zavitan chromosome 2A, WEW_v2.0, whole genome shotgun sequence:
GAGCTACAGCCCATATCCATTTAATAGCCTACTTACGCGTAAGTAAGATTTGCTCAAAAAAACGCGTAAGTAAGAAGGAATCTCATACTACTCCCGTCCTGTCAAGAGATCGCCGTCGCCCCTCCTCGCCGGCGTTTCCCCCCGCTCGCCGCCATGGCCCCCGCCAAGTGGTACCGTGGTCGCGCCTCTTCCTTCACATCTCTTCCCACGGCTCCCAGCCGCTAGCTCACCTCGTCTGTACGTTGCCTCGGCGCAGGCTGATGCACTGGCACCCAAACCCTGGAGCGACGCTCAACAGCCAGATCCTGGCGGAGGCCTGTAGCTGCGCGGAGTCCCTCGGCGGCACCAAGGACGGCCGCTGGAAGACCTCCATCATCTCCTGCCGCCCGATCATGCGAGAAAGCATGGGCGCCGGCGGGCGGCTGCCTCCAGATGTGCCCGGCGAGCTCCTCGGTGTCGCGCTCCACGAGCACCCCGGACTCTACTTCTCCATCCTCCGGACTCATCGGCTCGTCCTACAGGCTGACGCTGCCTTCCCCCATGTCATGGAGAAGCTCCAGTCCTACAAGGCTCGTGTGAGCCTCGACTTTGAGGTCAACTTGTTTCCTTCCCCACCCTTACAATTTCTCCTTTGATCTCACAACTGACGATTTAGGTCTGTACAATTTATTTTGTTTATTTAATTGAACCAGTGGCGATAAAATTGTTGGATTTCCGATAGCAGGTTCAACGATAAGTCCGTGCTGTTTTCTGCTGAAATTGTGACTGAAGCCATATTTGCTTAAATAAACTATAGTTCTTTTTGCAAGGTTTGCTTAGTGAACATGACATTTTAAAGTTAACAACTGTGACAACATAGTCGACACTACCAGTTTCCAGCTTGAATTATAATTTCTGGAAGTGGGTGCCTTTCAGGTACTAGCGATCGATCAACAAAAAATCGCGTAGAACTCAACTGATCATCGAGTCTCACAGTGAAGCTACTTGGTTGTTGCTTGTATTTATGTTCTATAACCTTTCATTTTGTCCTTTGTCATATATTGCATCTTCTGTTTTATTTACATTGTTCTTATTATATTACTATGTGCTTCTTGCATTGTCTCATATGAAAGTTTGTTTATTCACATTCATGCCAATTTCCATCTATAGGGATTCCAATATCAACTGGGTGATTTTTGCTTGAGGATAGGTAAATGTGCTCCTAACAATTCTGAAACAATGAGAGGAATCATAATGGAGGTACTGTTACTATgtttattccttttccattttCTGTTCATACCCCTGTTGGTCGTAATCATGTGGCCTGTTTGATTGTGACTTCTCGTAGTAAAAGATGAGACTCAAAGCAAATGCATTGAATCTGTGTTGTAA
This window harbors:
- the LOC119352183 gene encoding mediator of RNA polymerase II transcription subunit 20a-like, whose amino-acid sequence is MAPAKWLMHWHPNPGATLNSQILAEACSCAESLGGTKDGRWKTSIISCRPIMRESMGAGGRLPPDVPGELLGVALHEHPGLYFSILRTHRLVLQADAAFPHVMEKLQSYKARVSLDFEGFQYQLGDFCLRIGKCAPNNSETMRGIIMEVEYYPLSSIEKSRAIMVDFFDIWQETLAKKSLPGRFIHVESNFSEYCLSDHYSFQHTAVQYATCLQQLMAVRA